From Deferrisoma camini S3R1, the proteins below share one genomic window:
- a CDS encoding GxxExxY protein has translation MGIEDVSPELNRLTEAVIGAAIEVHRHLGPGYLESVYEEALGIELDLRGIPHQRQVPVSVDYKGRSVGEGRLDLLVGDRLVVELKAVEALAPIHHAQVISYLKATGSPVGLLLNFNVPSMKEGIRRVVLTEKIQMFSAPSAPPRFKRF, from the coding sequence ATGGGAATCGAGGACGTCTCGCCAGAGCTCAACCGCCTCACCGAGGCCGTGATCGGCGCCGCCATCGAGGTGCACCGACATCTTGGGCCCGGGTATCTCGAGAGCGTGTACGAAGAGGCGCTGGGGATCGAGCTGGATCTGAGGGGCATCCCGCACCAGCGCCAGGTTCCGGTGAGCGTGGATTACAAGGGCAGATCGGTGGGAGAAGGGCGGTTGGATCTACTGGTAGGTGACCGTCTTGTGGTCGAGCTGAAGGCGGTCGAGGCGCTCGCACCCATTCACCATGCCCAGGTCATATCGTACCTGAAGGCAACCGGAAGCCCGGTGGGGCTTCTCCTGAACTTCAATGTCCCCTCGATGAAGGAAGGCATCCGTCGGGTTGTTCTAACCGAAAAAATACAGATGTTCTCCGCGCCCTCCGCGCCTCCGCGGTTCAAAAGGTTTTGA